AGGAGGAACAAAAGCAGTAGTTCTTGAAACAGGCAAGGAAATTAACGTCCCTCTTTTTATTGAAGAAGGAGACATAATTGAGATAAATACTGAAACTAAAGAATACGTAAGAAGAGTAGAAAAAGGATAATATCTTTTATCTCTTTTTTTTAAACTTTCTCTTTTCAAGAATGTTCACCTTTTCCTCATCAAACCCGAAATGATGAGCAATTTCATGCCAAATGGTCTTTTTGACCGTTTCTTTTATTTCCTCGCTATTTCTAGCGTATTTTTCTATCGGCTTTTTGAATATTGTAATTTTATCAGGAAGAGAAAGTCCATATCCCCACCTTTCCGTTTTCGGTATCCCTTCATAAAGTCCGAAAAGAAAATCCCCCCTTCTCATTCCCAGTTCCTTTAATTGCTCTTTATTTGGAGAATCTTCTATGCAGATTTCAACATTATCCATCTTTTCTAAGAACTTTTGAGGAATTAATTCTATGCCTTGCCTTACAAGTTTTTCAAATTCCTTATCCTCCATATATCAGTTTCTTTGCAAAATATTTAGCATCTTCTATATCTTTTTCATTCATGTCTTTTTTATTAAAAAATCCGCAATCTTTACATTCAAGCTCTTTTATTTCGTTAAAGCCCTTTTTATTTAAGAGATTCTTCATTTTTTTGACGCGCCTTTTTAAAAAGAAAGTAAAAAAGCTTTTAGGAAGCCAGAAAATAAATACTTTCTTTTTTTGATAAGGAAGGTTTTTTATAAAATTAAGAAAATCGCTGTTTATTCCTCCTTTATAAACATTAAAGCCAAATCCCAAAATGTCCGCTTCAATGACTTTTTCAGTTTTGGCTTTATAATAAGGGACAATCTCCGCCCCTATTTCTTTTCCTATAATATGCGCAAACTTCTCTATTTTTCCTCCCCTTAAAGATGCGTAAATAATAAGAGTTTTCATATTTTTTCAAAGGTTTTCTTTCTCTTCCTCAACTTCTATTTCCCTTTTTATTTCTTCAAATTCGTTTTCTATATCCTTAAGGCGCTTTCTGCCAAGCTTCATAAGCTCCGCTGCTTCTTTTACTTTTTTTAATCCTTCTTCAACGTCAATTTCCTTCTGGTTTTCAAACCAAAAAGATATCTCGGAAAGGCGCTTTAAGCTTTCATTTAGGTCTTTTGGATTGTTTTCTTTTGCCATTTTAATTTTTCTTAATTATTTTTTTAACA
The nucleotide sequence above comes from Candidatus Paceibacterota bacterium. Encoded proteins:
- a CDS encoding metallopeptidase family protein; amino-acid sequence: MEDKEFEKLVRQGIELIPQKFLEKMDNVEICIEDSPNKEQLKELGMRRGDFLFGLYEGIPKTERWGYGLSLPDKITIFKKPIEKYARNSEEIKETVKKTIWHEIAHHFGFDEEKVNILEKRKFKKKR
- a CDS encoding exodeoxyribonuclease VII small subunit, with translation MAKENNPKDLNESLKRLSEISFWFENQKEIDVEEGLKKVKEAAELMKLGRKRLKDIENEFEEIKREIEVEEEKENL